AATAAAGTGTGATTTACAGACTAGTTTTTATTATTCCTTAAAATTAGATAGTTCTTCAAGATGAATACGTAAATATTACATTTATTAGAAGATCATTATATCGATTAATTCTCTCTTTGAAGATAGACGATAAGAGTCAACTGACTGAAGAAATTTCATAATTTAGAAGTGTGTTCTTAAAACATCAAGTACTAAAAAATTAGTTAATATTTTCAAGGAACTTAATCAAAGACTTCAGCCTTTTCTAATGATGGGCATTGTAAATCCTTATCACTTATTATGACCTCCTTTATTGGCCAGTCTATATAAGAGTAACTTATGCATCTCTCATGGGGTGGAGAGTACTCATTATGAGTTATAAAGTAGATTACAATTGAGTCCTCTAATGCTTGAAACCCATGAGCAAATCCCGGAGGTATCCATAACATATAATGATTTTCCTCATTAAGTTCAGCTTTAACATATTTTCCAAAAGTAGGCGACGATTTTCTTACATCTACAGCAACGTCCAATATCCTACCTTTAGGAACAAATATTATTTTACCTTGTTCTTTAG
The sequence above is drawn from the Sulfurisphaera tokodaii str. 7 genome and encodes:
- the rfbC gene encoding dTDP-4-dehydrorhamnose 3,5-epimerase — translated: MPFEFENLGMGIILIKPKVFPDKRGFFLEVFKSEDFTKMRIPNVIQTNMSFSRKGVVRGLHYQRTPKEQGKIIFVPKGRILDVAVDVRKSSPTFGKYVKAELNEENHYMLWIPPGFAHGFQALEDSIVIYFITHNEYSPPHERCISYSYIDWPIKEVIISDKDLQCPSLEKAEVFD